The DNA window TGCTTTAAGAAACATAGCGATTCAAAGCGCAACCACTCAAGGAATTGAAACACCTTTAAAAGTTGCAAAATTGAGTTTCGCTGCTTTAACAAAACTTGAATTAATCATGCAATATGGAAACAAATCCGCTCTTTCAGATTTGGGAGTTGGAGCCTTAATGTTATCCTCAAGCGTCGAAGGAGCCTTGCTAAACGTCAAGATCAATCTTCCTGGTTTAAAAGATAAAGAACTTGTCAAAATATATAATGATGAAATGGAGTACTTGCTTTTAACTACATTAAAAACAAAGCAAGAGATATTAAATAAAATTTATAAAATGATGAACGATTAAATAAATTACATTACAGTTATGATGTAATTATCTAATGAAATAAGCAAAAATAAGATGGGAAATCCTTCTTATTTTTTTGTGATGAAATCGTGAATTAATTGTAATATTCTCGTATAATCAAGTCATTTCTCTTGACATGTGACACCTTGTCATATAGAATGAATATAGTATTTTAATCGAGGTGGAAAAATGCCTTCACAAACGTTTTTCAATTTACAAATTACAAAACAAAACAAGATTTTAGAAGCAGCAAAAAAGGAATTTTCTAAAGTACCCTTTGCGGAAGCCTCCATCAATCAAATCATCAAAGAGGCAAACATTTCCAGAGGAAGTTTTTAT is part of the Bacillota bacterium genome and encodes:
- a CDS encoding cyclodeaminase/cyclohydrolase family protein, with the protein product MSLIKLDLNEFIEEIDSSKPAPGGGSVSAYAGTLGIALIRMVGHLSIGKKKYELLDDAIKLEFEHIIDDLKEFKTKLLSFVDEDTLAFNQMMLAYKMPKNSEDEIALRNIAIQSATTQGIETPLKVAKLSFAALTKLELIMQYGNKSALSDLGVGALMLSSSVEGALLNVKINLPGLKDKELVKIYNDEMEYLLLTTLKTKQEILNKIYKMMND